Proteins encoded by one window of Panicum virgatum strain AP13 chromosome 7N, P.virgatum_v5, whole genome shotgun sequence:
- the LOC120681599 gene encoding two-component response regulator ORR42-like has translation MASKKQGSATRALVVEDIKVDCVILLRMLRKLNCEATVAHNGKEAVDLFLEGKTFDIVFFDKDMPLMTGPEAVTKIRSMGATDVKMVGVSADYGGMEAFMRAGADMFVPKPMKLETLDSMLQEVIGKKNTSG, from the exons ATGGCATCCAAGAAGCAAGGGTCTGCTACAAGGGCACTAGTCGTGGAGGATATCAAAGTTGACTGTGTAATTCTCTTGCGTATGTTACGCAAACTTAACTGCGAAGCTACTGTTGCTCATAATGGCAAAGAAGCTGTTGACCTTTTCCTTGAAGGGAAAACATTTGACATTGTTTTCTTTGATAAGGATATGCCATTGATGACTGGTCCTGAG GCTGTGACCAAGATTCGTTCCATGGGAGCTACTGATGTGAAGATGGTTGGAGTCTCAGCAGATTACGGTGGCATGGAGGCATTCATGCGTGCTGGTGCTGATATGTTTGTCCCCAAACCCATGAAGCTTGAGACCCTCGATTCTATGCTCCAGGAGGTCATTGGCAAGAAGAACACGAGTGGCTAG